In Cryptomeria japonica chromosome 10, Sugi_1.0, whole genome shotgun sequence, a genomic segment contains:
- the LOC131030680 gene encoding 16.9 kDa class I heat shock protein 1-like, giving the protein MDPFNLDMWNSLDLILPIHISVDWLDTDEAHIFKANLPGLKKEDVKVQVEEEHVLVISGEFKKDEVDKNDKWRRLERSHGTFSRRFCLPKNAMLDQVKANLTNGMLSVTIPKKQSQNQSRAVEVARAEVEGAWVVAGAYQQPEVVTILECSCHNLTSPLQARPFC; this is encoded by the exons ATGGATCCATTCAACCTTGATATGTGGAATTCATTGGATCTCatattacccattcatatttctgtGGATTGGCTTGAtactgatgaagcccacatcttcAAAGCTAACTTGCCTG gtttgaagaaagaggATGTGAAAGTTCAAGTGGAAGAGGAACATGTTCTGGTCATAAGTGGAGAGTTTAAGAAGGATGAGGTGGACAAAAATGACAAGTGGCGTCGCTTGGAAAGATCACATGGAACTTTCTCTCGCCGCTTCTGCCTGCCAAAGAATGCCATGTTGGATCAAGTGAAAGCCAATCTCACAAATGGAATGCTGTCGGTGACAATTCCTAAG AAGCAGAGCCAAAACCAGAGTAGAGCTGTAGAGGTGGCTCGAGCAGAGGTTGAAGGAGCATGGGTCGTGGCCGGGGCATATCAGCAACCAGAGGTCGTGACCATCCTAGAATGCAGCTGCCACAACTTGACCTCCCCACTTCAAGCTAGGCCTTTCTGTTGA